AAACAGTGTCAACAGTTGGacctgaaatttaaaaattaaaaaataaagaaactaaattcttaaaaataaaaatatatagactaaattctaaatttataaaagtacaGGAACTTCTAAcatattttacccaaaaaaattaaaaataaaaatggagcaCGAGTCTATCATGACCCAGGCCTCCCTTCAAACTCTCCCTACTTTTACTTTGTTGAAAAAGTAAGAGTAGGGTTTGGCCTTTTGTAGCCTTAGAATATTTTCAACTCTCATTTAGCCTCTCAAAAAGTTTCCtacactttatttttatatataaaagggtaaaatataaaattatttttgaaattgatgttaatcaAAGATTTAACATAAAGTTTtcatgttataaaaaatataaaatttatattatattattttaataatctcattataaattttaatcatatttgttctttttgataCAACGCCTAGAGCAATTTATAGCCTCTCCCTaatccataaataaaaagataatacgCTTTAACACTCTCGAAGCCTCGAACCCATATCTTTCTACATTACCAACAGTATTCATAACAATTGAGATTTAATCCAACATAAGCTATTCAATTAACAAAAGAAAGTTACATACAAATTcgtgttataattttattttgtatctcATTGAGATCATCCTTTTAACATACATTATCATTACGTCGtgtttcatttgtttttctatgtctcctaattttattatcttacCCAAAAATCTACCCTTTTAGATTAACAGTCTAGGAAACAACCCGCGGGACATTTTCGTAACTTCCATCATGCCGTCACacctaaaaataaacaaattaaaaaaaaagaaaatttccaaaaagaagaaaaaagaaacattaCAGTTTCAAATGATGTGTTCTTTTATGTTTCAAGCCACTCTTGAGACAAGAAAAATACCACCCAAAATAATTTGCTTCCCTCTCTTTCCCttcaatttgttattttttctttttgattctACAAAAACAAGGAAAAGAACCAGTTTTTTTCTTCTGATCTTTGATAGCTAAAAAAGGGTTCTTCAGTTTATATTTAGCATTACAgttcttcaattcttttttttttccttccaaaAATGTCACCATTTTAGCTACCAATTGCTGCTTTATACCTTCTCTGTCTGTATCTTTCCTTGTTTGAGAACAAGTTCTTCAGCtctctgggttttttttttcattatcaaaCATGTCTGCTAAATCCAAGTAAGTTacactcattttcttttcccaattttttttctcgggaaaatttcaagttttcttccttaatccctttattttagACTAGATCTGACTTGGGTTTTTTTTCTGGGTTTCtatttcaagttcttttgatgattttacttaaattttggattatttgGATCTGTTTTTTTTAGAGTAGCAATCTCACTTACTTTCCACTACTTTTTCCTCACTCAATTTCTTACTTtcttttaacttgattttattcTTTGATTCTATTTTCCAAACGGggtttacttaattttgatctttactaaattaagttgaaaaaagtcaaaattgataattggatccatatttactttaattttcacatcaaatattgtttaatttcatttaatagtGCGCTTAAATTACTGGGAATTTTGATTCTAATGCTCAAAATTTAACACTTTGAATTTTAACAGATCTGAAACTCCAAGCAAGGTTTCACCAGCAACACCTAGAGTGGCAAGTAAACTAAGCAAGGGATTGGCTAAATCAGAGCCTGATTCGCCTTCTCCTTTGCAGAGTACTCGCCATTTGGTGGATCGATCCCTGCGATCATCGCTTAATTCGAAGCCGCTAAATTCGAAGCCTTCGATTGATCGGAAATCGCCGAAGGCCGCCGCCCCGGCTGAAGTAAGTTGTTTTCGATTCAAATCGTTTAATGTTTGAGGATCAAACAAGCATATATTGTTGTGAGTGTAACTATGGAActaatgaaatttgaattgcTTTGTTTGGTTGGTTTCGGGTTTGCAGAAACCGCAAACTCGGGTCGGAAAGGGATTGGAGTTGCAGGCGCAGTTGAATGTGGTTCAGGAGGATTTGAAGAAAGCAAAGGAGCAAATAGAATTGATCGAGAAAGAGAAGGTGCAAGCAATCGATGAACTGAAAGAAGCGCAGAAGGCGGCCGAAGAAGCGAATGAAAAGCTTAGGGAGGCTGTTGTGGCGCAAAAGCGAGCCGAAGAGAGCTCCGAGATCGAGAAGTTCCGTGCCATTGAGTTGGAGCAGGCGGGGATCGAGGCTGCCCgtaagaaagatgaagaatggGAGAAAGAAATTGAGTCGGTGCGGAACCAGCATGCTTTGGATGTGGCTGCGCTTCTCTCGAACACTGAGGAGCTTCAAAGGGTGAAGCAGGAACTTGCTGCGACTTGTGATGCGAAGAACCGAGCGTTGAGCCATGCTGATGATGCAACCAAGATTGCTGAAATGCATGCCGAGAAGGTGGAGATTCTTTCGGCTGAATTGGTTCGGTTGAAGTCCTTGCTTGATTCGAAGCATGAAACCGAGGCTAATGAGAACAATGAAATGGTGTTGAATCTTAAGGCCGAGATAGAATCGTTGAAACGAGAACTCGAGAAAGCAAAGATCTACAAGGAGAAGTTGATGGAAAAGGAAGCTGTCATTGAACAACTTAATGTTGAGTTAGAAGCTGCGAGAATGGCTGAATCTTATGCGCGCAATGTATTAGAGGAATGCAAAAATAGGGTCGAAGAATTAGAAATGCAGATTGAGGAAACGAAGAAGTTGGAACGATCAGCATCGGAATCTCTGGAATCGGTTATGAAGCAACTAGAGGACAACAACGATGCACTGCATGATGCTGAATCTGAAATTGCTGCTCTTAAAGAGAAGGTCGGATTATTGGAAATGACAATCAGTAGACAAAGAGGCGATCTTGAGGAATCTGAACGTCGCATTCATAAGGCAAAGGAAGAAACTGCAGACGCAGAGAAATTGGTCGACTCTCTAAAGTCCGAGTTAGAAACTATGAAGGAAGAAAAGATCCAAGCTCTAGATAACGAGAAGCTTGCGGCTTCCAGCGTTCAAGTTCTTTTGGAAGAGAAGAACAAACTCATTAATGAGTTGGAAAATTCTCGGGATGAGGAAGAGAAGAGCAAGAAAGCAATGGAAAGCTTAGCTTCGGCATTACACGAAGTTTCTGCAGAAGCTAGGGAAGCTAAGGAGAAGCTGTTATCGAGTGCAGCCGAGCATGAACATTACGAGGCGCAGTTAGAGGATATAAGATTGGTCTTGAAAGCAAAAAATGATAAGTACGAAACCATGCTTGATGATGCAAAGAATGAGATCGATCTTCTTACAAATACCATTGAACAGTCCAAGAACGAATACCAGAATTCGAAAATCGAATGGGAACAGAAAGAAATGCATTTAGTAGATTGCATAAAAAAATCGGAAGAAGAAAGCTCTTCTCTCGAAAAAGAAGTTAATAGGCTGGTGAATTTGTTGAAACAATCCGAGGAAGAAGCTT
The Gossypium raimondii isolate GPD5lz chromosome 8, ASM2569854v1, whole genome shotgun sequence DNA segment above includes these coding regions:
- the LOC105792672 gene encoding WEB family protein At3g02930, chloroplastic; its protein translation is MSAKSKSETPSKVSPATPRVASKLSKGLAKSEPDSPSPLQSTRHLVDRSLRSSLNSKPLNSKPSIDRKSPKAAAPAEKPQTRVGKGLELQAQLNVVQEDLKKAKEQIELIEKEKVQAIDELKEAQKAAEEANEKLREAVVAQKRAEESSEIEKFRAIELEQAGIEAARKKDEEWEKEIESVRNQHALDVAALLSNTEELQRVKQELAATCDAKNRALSHADDATKIAEMHAEKVEILSAELVRLKSLLDSKHETEANENNEMVLNLKAEIESLKRELEKAKIYKEKLMEKEAVIEQLNVELEAARMAESYARNVLEECKNRVEELEMQIEETKKLERSASESLESVMKQLEDNNDALHDAESEIAALKEKVGLLEMTISRQRGDLEESERRIHKAKEETADAEKLVDSLKSELETMKEEKIQALDNEKLAASSVQVLLEEKNKLINELENSRDEEEKSKKAMESLASALHEVSAEAREAKEKLLSSAAEHEHYEAQLEDIRLVLKAKNDKYETMLDDAKNEIDLLTNTIEQSKNEYQNSKIEWEQKEMHLVDCIKKSEEESSSLEKEVNRLVNLLKQSEEEASASKEEEAQLKESLKEVESEVIYLQEALKEVKTESMKLKESLLDKETELQSVTQENEELRAKEAASLKKIEQLLKLLEEATIEKQNEENGELSDSEKDYDLLPKVVEFSEDNGHGSEEKPKLELSSEQPDELKKESRDLNDDSKDEPLQAERAKEENLNGKANNNETKGKEDESVEVEFKMWESCKIEKKEFSPERETEQESFDEEVESKVENTEAEGFDQINGSTENADDGKISPSKQQQQQQQQQQQQKKKKPLLRKFGSLLKKKGSNNPK